AAGGGCATGTGCAAGGACCATCCCTCTGCGCTCCTGGCTGGTCTTTGTGAACACAGCTGGCCTTGGGAAACGGATCCAGCTGTGATctgggtcctcctcttccttcactGGCAAGCTTTGCTTCCGTCCATCTGGCTGTTCCTCTATGCCCACTCTCCAGCTGCCACTGGGGCAGCCTCAGGTCTTTGCTGAGAGAAGGCTTCTTTTCCCACCCAGCACTGCAGTTGAACAGCCAGGTGTTCCTTGTACTGAAGGTGAGCGAGGCTGCCTGGGAAGAACCAGGCCCAGCCCTGCCTGGCCCATCAATTCTGCCTGCTGCCAGTAGTAGTGTTCCAAAGCCACAGCTGGGGGGGAGCTTTCCCAGCCCCGCAATTGAGGCTGTTGGGTCCCTCTGCACGCCAGGCAGAGGCGGGTGGGCTGGGGCGGGAGGCGGTGTTTTACGGGGGCATCTTCCTTGCCTGCCGCAGCCTGGTGTTTCGAGCCCTGCCTTATTGGTGCACACCCCAAAGCCCTGCAGCTTGCAAGAGGAAAGCCAGAGCACATGAGTGCCGTGGCCCCTTCCGGGGGCAGCCCTTTTCCTGGTGCTAAACCTTTGCCCCGAAGAATGGGGGTAAGGCACTTCCCTTTCCTCGACCTCCCTGGCCGTGGGacctgcagccccctctcccaCCAGTTAGATGGGGGCAGCTGGCCGGGaggggggtgctgctgctgcctgagccTGCAGCATCTTTGGTGCCGCCTCCACCCATTGCTTGGCCTGGAaatgtgggagggcagaacaggagctCCAGAATAGCGTGCAAAGGTTTTTTTCCCGTGAAaatgctgtggtggtggttggcatcAGTGTGTGGTCTGTGGCCCTTGCTAGGAGGGtggaggcagaggcaggcagggctgAGCAGCGCAGGAGGGATTTTTTCCGAAGAAAATAGCttattttccctcccccccccgcaaccaCTACCGTGCCCGGGAAGTGTGGAGCTGAGGTGTACCAGATCGTTCTGTTcaagcagcactgctggggggggggggagttccagcCTGAGTGCTGCCGCTTGAAAGGAAGAAGGAGGTGGTTGCCAGGCGACAGCTGCCCACGCCACCAGGCTGCATGGCACCACAGACAATGCCAGCGTGCGGTtgagggcagtggggggggggctggctacAGCACTGCAGCGGggctcccagccctgcctcctccctcctctctgACCTTCTTAGGCTGTCCCATGGCAGCAGTGGGGCTGGATGgagacccacccaccccactggcaAGGCTCCCAAGAGGAGGCCTGTGGGAGGATCTTGGAGGCTTGCAGGCTCAGGAAGTCGAGGAGGATGGCAAGTGGGGAGGCCCTGTTCCCTCCGCACCCACCTGTTGGCTGGCAGCTCTCTGGCCAGTTCTGGGCAGCGGGGCTCCTGGGCTTTGCGCCTGTGTGGATGGTGCACCATCAGGCCAgaactgccacacacaccccagagctTGTCATGCGCTCTCTCCACAGCCCTGagctgaggaggagggggggatGGGGCAGCTCCATTCCACCTGGAACATGGATTATCTTCAGCTCTGGGGAGGCCTTctgcgtggggggggggtcagccgtGCCAATCTCCAAACCCCTAGGTCTGTGTTTTCCAATAGGTGTTGAGGTTTGCAGTGCTATCCTGCCTGGTCTTTATGAGACTTGGGGCAGGTCTTAGGTTCTATCCCAATCCTGTGAGGCAGGTCAGGTTGCAAGAGAGGCAGCAACCAGTGACTGGCAGGGCCCAGGTGTGGATTTGAACCTGAGCCTCCCTGGGCGTCCTCCAGCccttgctcttcctcttcctttctcacGCCCTGTCCTGCATTGGCCTGGCAGTGCCAAGGAGGGGAGGGTCCTCACTAGGCAACTCACATGCCAGAATCAGGGAGGGGGGCGAGGGTGCCCCTTGGGAAGAAAccagtgctcccctcccccctggaggTGTGCTTCAGAACGAGCATTTTGGTCTTGGCAGCCCCTCTGGAGGGGGGGGTGGGCTTGGTGGAGCAAGGTGAAACTGGAGGCTTCATCTCATGCTGACTTTGGTTTccaggccaccccccccccacaactcacTTGCCAAAGCCTGTGGAAGGACCTCGGCTAGCTGGTCTGGGGAAGAAGGCCCCCTTACTTTTTCCGAGGCCTTGGGGGTCACTGCCAAAGAGGGGGTGATTTCTTGGTAGCATCACGTGTGCAACTCTGGCAAGCTGTGTAGTGGGGggatggagggagagaagggCTGGAAACCAGGGTGGCAGAGTTTTCTGGGAAGAGGGAAAATGGGGCAGGGTCTGGTGTCATCCTGACCCAGATGCCCTCTGCCAGAGTCCAGCAACCAGTCCAAGCAGAAAGGGGGAGCCTTGACTTGACCGGCCTCTGGCGCCctctgctggggctgcagtgcagatACCAaagtgaggctggctggctggctcccccATAGGGGATCTCAGGCCCTCTGTTCACTTGCTGGGACCTTCCCTAGTTACGCAGGCGGAAATGGGGAGTGGGGCTCCCAAAGCAGGGGACAGGGGCAGCAGATGCAACTGCAGGTCCTGaaatggagagggggaaggcGAGTGCTTGCTAGTCCAGGTGCAGGCTGCTGTTCCTAGTTCTGGCTTCCCTGGGCGTTCTCAGTGCTTGTACCCCGGCCAGAGATTGGGGAAAAGAGCAGTGCCATGGGGGGAGCACTGCAGTCCCATTCCACAAAGCCCTCACATAGTCTCTGGACTGTAGACCAACAAGGAGGAGTGGAGCTCCAGCCACACATTTTCCATCCTGCTGCAACAGGGTCGCTGGCAAAGCCCCAGGCCAGAAGACCTGACCCTGAGTTGCACTGGGGCGGAGAGCTTTGGAGATACAGGCAGCTTCTCTTGGGGGCAGCTACCGCCATCCTGAGTCAGAGCACAGGCTTGTCCCCTCCAATTGGCTAAGGAAAGGGGAGGGACAGCTGCCACTTCCTGTGCCTTGTGAGCCCTTCGCCTGGAGACACTGTCTCGAGGTGAATCTGGCACTCTGCATGCGCAGGAGGATTGGTGCCTGCAGCTCTGTCCTTCTCTGGGGCCTGGTGTTGGAGGTGATCAAGCAGACAtgctcataagaagagccccgctggatcaggccaaaggcctttcctcgtaagggaggtgtcccagcccagtaatcattttggtagctctcttctgtaatttttccatttccactatatgctTTTTGAGATGACCTGTTGACctttgcctgttgaccttttcaaagaattctaaaaggttcgtgaggcaagggtcacccttacagaagccaggctgattctccctcagcaaggcttgttcttctatgtgttttgagattctgtctttgatgaggcattccaccatcttacctggaacagatgtcaggctgtagtttcctgggtcccctctccttctctttttaaagatcggtgtgacatttgctatcctccaatcctctggcaccgtggccattttgagggacaagttgcatattttattcaAGAGATCGACTATATCATTCTTCAGTTACTTAATAAggcttgggtggatgccatctgggcccggtgacttattgttttttattttgtcaaTTAGGTCCgtaatgtcttctcttttaatctctttctgacttaattccttggtcaggaggggccactcaggcagtggtatctgcccaaggtcttgtgctgtgaagacagatgcaaagagctcatttaggctgcaatcctaaccacactttcctgagagtaagccccatcaaacaaaatggaacttgcttctgagtagacctggttaggattgtgctctttatttctctgccatctctaagtctccttttatctcccctttccctccctcatcatccagggggccaaccgcttctctggcgggtttcctgcttctaacatatttgaagaagcttttattattccccttaatgttgccggccatgcgttcctcatagtctcgcttggcctcccatatcaccttcttccatttcttttgccacattttatgttccttttcattctcctcattcaggcaagacttccatttacggaaggaagcttccttgcccttcacagcctctctaacttggctcgttagctgGCCATGCCAGCATCCTCATAGACTTAGCGGAACCCTTCCTCCTTTGCAGCACACACTTCCCCTGGCCCTCTATTACccttgttttaaacagcttccatgcactctggagagactggaccctctttaccttccctttcaacttattttttatttttccacttGCTGCTCGGTCAAGTGCTTCCTTGACACCTGCAGGACTAAGGCACAGGAAGGCATAAGCAGGACTATGGCAGAATAGACTGCCAGCCATCTGGCTTTTTTTattacttgccccccccccccccggaaatgcAGCAGAGCCAAACTGTGACCAAGGGGTGACCCCTGCAGAGGTGGATCCAGccgctgctgcagccccccctCCTGGTGGAGCAGCATCAGCAGTTGGTTGGACCACCTGGTGAGCTCTGCTAGGAGGCCATTCAGCTGAGGCGTGTGGGACACAAGCGAGGAGAAACATGTCAGGCAGAATGTCAACACACAGCGTGAAGGAGGCACGGGAGGAGGGCGCAATGGGCCACACTTACGGCAtgtcctcctcttcttccagggCCGCCATGTCAAGACTGGGCAGTTGGCTGCAATCAaagtcatggatgtcactgagGTAGGATCCAGTCCAAGTGGCAGAAGGGGGTGCCACATGTGGGTGCAGAGAGGTCAGGGGGCACCCTGCGTTGCCTGGAGCTGGAATCCCTGGCTGGCGTTGGGCTGGGGATGTCCAGGACCTGTGAGGGAGCTCCTAGGAAGATGGCTGGCCAGGGCCCCCGTGGGTGGCTGGCTGGGTGACCAGGAAGGGCAGCAGCATTTTAGAGAGCTGAGGGAGTTGTGAATCTTCTGACTTGAGCCTCTTCCTCAAAGGATGAAGAGGAGGAGATCAAGCAGGAGATCAACATGCTGAAAAAGTACTCTCACCACCGCAACATCGCCACCTACTATGGAGCCTTTGTGAAGAAGAGCCCCCCTGGGAACGACGACCAGCTCTGGGTGagaggaggagggccggtgggagacAGATTGAGCCAGCTTGGCTTTTACTTCCTCGATGGAAGCCAGAGCACCCCCTTGGCCCACAGCCAGAGCAAAACATGGATGCCTGCAGTTCAGCCTGGCAGGGGTTTGAAATCAGCGGGACAAGGGGCAGGGAGTTGGGTGGGCACCAGCtgggtggagtggagctccagcCACAGTCAGAGTGGAGTCTTCACAAAACAAGCACGTCTTCTGCTGGGGGCCTTCTCCTGTACCCCCACCCTAGCCTGTGCCTGGAAGATGGCCTCTTCAGTTGACCTGAATGGCAGGCAGGTAGGGGGGTGTGTTCTGTCGAGTCTGCTTAGGGGCTCTAAGGGTCACAGCAAGTGCTGTGCTCAAAGCAAAGCGGGAGCTGACCTAGTCACCTaaggccccctcccccagcatctaCCCACCACATGGTACAGTTACGCCCCCCAGGAATTCTGCCCAGTGCAGGGTGGGGTGCAGCGTGTACCTGTGGGGTCCTTGCTCAGGTGAAAAAAGAGGGACCAGTGGGGAGGGCGTCTCCCTGTCCCCCTACCAGTGTTTGGGGCGCTGGTCCCTTCGCCTTCGCCCCTCCCCCCCGTTTTTCCACTGTGGGTTTCCTTCTCCCTTCCAGCTGGTGATGGAGTTCTGCGGTGCAGGCTCGGTCACGGATCTGGTGAAGAACACCAAAGGCAATGCCCTGAAGGAGGACTGCATCGCTTACATCTGCCGGGAGATCTTGCGGGTAGGGGCAGAAtgtggccagggaggggaggggttggttCCTGGGTGCATCTGGCTGTGGGAAAAGATGTCATAGTAGGGTGTGGCCTGACCACGGCAGcctgcttcctctccctcctctcaCTGCCCAGGGACTAGCTCACCTCCACGCGCACAAGGTGATCCACCGAGACATCAAGGGCCAGAACGTCCTGCTCACCGAGAACGCGGAGGTGAAGCTAGGTATGGTGGCCCATCCTCCGGGGCCCTCAAgcccccttctctccttcccagtGGCCTCCAGGCCTCCTGTCTTCCTTCCCAAACCTCACAAAACAAcccaataacaccccccccacacacacacacacacacacacacaactgaatggGGGTGACTGACACATGTGCTCTCTTGACCCTTCTGGTAGTTGACTTTGGGGTAAGCGCCCAGCTGGACCGCACAGTTGGGCGTCGGAACACCTTCATCGGCACCCCCTACTGGATGGCCCCGGAGGTGATCGCCTGTGACGAGAACCCGGACGCCACGTATGACTACAGGGTAAGTGTCAGTCCAGAGGCCAGGCGCTGCTCTTGCAGTTGCCACCTCTGCCCCCAGCGCTGTCCTGTGCAGGAGGCTGAGCAGCGTGGCTCACATCGCCAGGGCCTCGGCTAGGGGGGAGGAGCCCAGCAGGTGAAGGGAGGCTCAGGAAGCAGGCAGGAGAAGGGTGGTTCTCCTCGGCCAAGGGAGTGGTAGAGGagatgggaggcaggcaggcaagcctcTTTGGGGTCAGGCAACAGGACAGAGAGCAGGCCGGGAGGCGGGTGAGGCCTGTCTCTGGCTTGGCCCTTGGCCTCGGTAGTGATGGCTTCCTCTCCACAGAGCGACATCTGGTCCCTGGGGATCACTGCCATCGAGATGGCCGAGGGAGCCCCACGTGAGTGTCTGtgtgggggcaggcgggcggggcgGGGGCTGGGCTCAGGCACAGAATCCAGGCTGGGCACCAGGGCATGCTGTGACTGCCTCATGGCAACTTCTGGGAGGGCTTGTGAGGCTGAGGGCAGAGAAGGAATGGGAAGCCCTTCTGGCCTGGCCAGCACGCTCCTCCTCCTGTCTTGCAGCTCTGTGTGACATGCATCCTATGCGGGCCCTCTTCCTCATTCCTCGCAACCCACCACCCAAACTGAAGTCCAAGAAGTGGTacgtggctgtggccaggagggAGTGGTGGGGCTGGCCACGCTCCAGGGCAGGGTGTTGCGGGAAGTGCTGCAGCTTCCCGTGGCCTGGTCAGCAGCCCTGCTGCAGAGGAATGCcctgggggagcaaaatggaacccCCAGGAAGACCACCTGCTCAGTTGTGGGGGTTGGGCAGCTCTCTCTGAGGGCCGGATGAGCAGCACCTGGCTCTGGTGTGCCTGGAAAGGGGGAGCTGCGACTGTTGGAGAGGAATCCCTGCTGGGCCtggtggagggaaggaggcttCGGCCTGCGCCCTCACCACACAGCTGCTCTTGGCCTCAAGAGGCCCCAGGCGTGCCAGGGCGCCACATGTGCCCAGCTGTGTATGGAGACTGAGGCCTTGAcggtgggctgcttccctccccaggtccAAGAAGTTCATTGACTTCATCGAGAACTGCCTGATCAAGGCCTACACCAGCCGGCCCCCGACGGAGCAGCTCCTCAAGTTCCCCTTCATCCGGGACCAGCCAACTGAGCGGCAGGTCCGCATCCAGCTCAAAGACCACATCGACCGCACTCGCAAGAAGCGGGGAGAgaaaggtgtgtgtgttggggggcgCCTGAGGGTCCTGAGCCCGTGTCCCTGCTGGGGAGGCAAGGGCAGCGCCAGCGTTTGTGGCCTTGCTCCCTGCCAAGGTTGCCGCATTGTCTCCTGACAGATGAGACTGAGTACGAGTACAGCGGCAGCGAGGAAGAGGACGACGGGCGTGGCGAGGAAGGGGAGCCTAGGTACGGGGGGGAGTGGCGTGCAGCCGCAGGAGGGAGGGCACCATCCCTGTGGGATCTGCCCCCTGCTGACGGTGGCAGTGGTGGGTGGGCCCAGCAGATGGCTTCAGACAGAGAGGTCCCGACAGACACCCtcctgaagagccctgctgctggctgaggCCTGCCTGCTCCTCCCAGAGCCTTCAAGCAGGCCCTGAGGCAAACAGTGGCAGAGCGCCCCGGGCACGGAGGCTCCCACGGGTGCTGCTGagcctctcctccctccagctCCATCATGAACGTCCCGGGGGAGTCGACGCTGCGGCGGGAGTTTCTTCGCCTGCAGCAGGAGAACAAGAGCAATTCGGAggcccagaagcagcagcagctggccgCCCAGCACCGGGACTCGGAGGCCCACATCAAGCACCTCCTGCACCAGCGCCAGCGGCGCATTGAGGAACAGAAGGAGGAGCGGCGGCGCGTCGAGGAGGTGAGCTGCCCTTGTGCGTGGTTCTGGCGCCCTTCCTGCAGCGTTGGTGGTCGGCTGGCTGCcctgcagcccttcccagcacGCCAGCCTGAGGAGAGCAGCTCGCCCTTGTGGACCCAGTGGCAGGCCCTCTCTCCGGCTTGCTGGGCTGGTCCAGTGGGGCCGCTCTCTGCACCAGCccggcccctgtgctgccttcacCAGCTCTCCAGGCCAGGCCTGGGCAGAGGAGGGTCTGCCGGCTCCGCCTACTGACACTGGTGGGGGTGGAGCCTGCTGGGCCCTGGCTGAGGCCTCCGCTGGCTGCGCCCTGACTGTCACCTttgccctcctcacccagcaacAGCGCCGGGAGCGCGAACAGCGGAAGCTGCAGGAAAAGGAGCAGCAGCGGCGCCTGGAGGACATGCAGGTGCTCCGCCGTGAGGAGGAGCGGCGGCAGGCTGAGCGGGAGCAGGTGGGCGTGCTGGGGCCCCCAGGGCCTCTGGCCCAGCAGGCACGGGAGGGCAGCACGAGTCCTGCTGTGGCAGGCAGTGGAACGTGGCAGCAGTGAAGGCTCGCGTGTGCCCAGGGAGCCTCCTGGGGGGATTCCCTGAGCGTGGGGTCTCTGCTGTTCCCGGTGAGGTGGCGGTGCCTTCAGCAGCTTCTCTCCCCTTCTGCCTTTGGATGGCGGTTCTTCTGGGGCGTCCTTCTCTTCTGCTCACCCACCTGCCTCTCGCCTCTGCtccttctgcccccttccccccacaggaATATATCAGGCACAAGCTGGAGGAGGAGCAGCGGCAGCTGGAgatcctgcagcagcagctcctccaggAACAAGCCCTGCTCCTGGTATGGAGACCAGGCCCGGTGCCCTCCCCCTGGCCCTGGCGGATCCCCAGGACCCTTTCCCTGGGCTTGGGGGAGGGACGGCGGGCGGGGCTGCCTCTTGGGGGAGGTGAGCAGTCCACCAGCCCCCCCTCCTCCGCAGGAGTACAAGCGGAAGCAGCTGGAGGAGCAGCGGCAGTCGGAGCGCCTCCAGCGGCAGCTGCAGCAGGAACACGCTTACCtgaagtccctgcagcagcagcagcagctccacaagcagcagcagcagcaggagaagaagCCCCTCTACCACTACAGCCGTGGCAGTGCCAGCCCTGCCGAGAAGCCCACCTGGGCACGGGAGGTGCGCCTCGCCACAGTGGGATGTGCCCAGTCCAGGCGGGCTCTGGGCAAAGGCCAGCGCTGGGGGGGGGCATCCCAGGGACCTCTGCGAGGTGGGAGAAGGTCCTTTGGAGGAGCAGCTCTGACCTCTTCCCTGGGCAGGTGGAGGAGCGCACGCGTCTGAACAAGcagaactccccctcccccgtgGCCAAGACCAAGCTTGGGAGCTCAGGACAAGACTTGGCCCCGCAGACCCGCTCTGAGTCCGTGTCACTCAACGCTTCCCCCGCCTCCCAGACCCCGCCCATGCAGCGCCCCGTGGAGCCCCAGGAGGGGCAGCACAAGGTgagccctccctgccctgccaagGGCCTCCGGACATCCCAAGCTCCGCTCATCCTCatctgcctgctgcttctcccaTTGGCTGCCCCTCGAACCCGCCTCCCAGGACCCCACCCCTTCCCAATCAGTAAGAGGTGAAACTGGGACATCTGGAAGGGTCGTGGGGGAACAGAGCCTATGTGGGAGCTCTAGAAGCCTCGTCCCTGGGCCTCCCCAGGCAAGGAGTCTAGCAGCCAGACTCTCCCTCAGCAGCCCAACCCCCAGCATGCACAGACCCACCCACTCTTTCTCCTCCTGTCCTCCAAGCATTTGGCCTGTAGGAGAGTTGCTGCCAGACCTCAGTCAGTTCCCGGGCCGTGCAGACAGAGGAAAGGGCGTGACGGGGCGGTTCTGGTTCTGGTGGAGGAGCTTTGGTGGGGCAGCGTTAGCGGCCTGAGGGAGGCTGGGGTTCCTGGTGTCTCCCTCTGGTTGAAAGCTGCcctgggcaggaggcagggccctCGCGCCCCCTTCCCACTGTCACTGTGCCCCCCTCTCCGTCCGCAGAGCCACCTCGCCCATCGCGTCCCGCTCAAACCATACGCTGCCCCCGTCCCCCGCTCCCAGTCGCTGCAAGACCAGCCCAGCAAGAACATGGCTGCTTTCCCTGTCCATGACTCcgcctcctctgccccatccccacctcGAGCGGGCGTGATCCGGCAGAACTCCGACCCCACCTCAGAGGGGCCTGCCCCACCGCCGTCCCGGCCCACCGCCGAACAGCGAGGACCATGGGTCAAAATGGACCCCGACGCCCCCCCCAAGGTAATGGAGCAGTGTGGGGGGGCGGTGCAAGGAAGTTTGGCCTGCACAAGTCCTGCACCCGTGGAACTCTGGACATTTGCCAGCTCTTGTAGGCCAGGCTGGGCTTAGACAGCCAGGAGGGCACTCTGTGTCAGGAGAGGGCCCCCCCCTCGAGGGCTGCCTGGGGCTCTGGATTGCTGACCAGAACTCTTCCACTCCCCCACCTCAGTTTGCTCCTTCTCCTGAGAACTTGGAGCTGAGTAGAGCCTCCAAAAAGCCGGTCCCGAGGATCAGGGCACCAATCAGAAGAGTCTGCATtatggcggggggagggggttggtagAAATCCAGGCTCTCCTGTGTCATTCCACTGGCACAGAGGCTGCTTCGGACCCAGGTCTGCTGCCAGTTTGTGTCCTGCTGTCTCATGAAACGCACTCCCAGAGCAGCTCCCCAGTGTGTCTAAAGGGCAGTGCCAGTCAGCAAGCCTGAATGCCTTGTTCCAGGAAGAGCTGGCAGGCTGTTTCTGGCCTCTTCCTGGAACCCTTTCCCAGATGCCAGGGGCTGAGTGGCAACCCACCGAGGGCCAGGCCAGGCTTGAAGCTGCCCCCTCCTTCCAGGTGTCCTTACAAGGGAGGGAGAAGCATGCCAGGGAGTGGGTGGCTGCAGTCATCATGTCACTGATGCCACTGATGCACCTCCACCCGGCCACAGCTGGCTTTCCAGAATGGGCAGGAGAGGTGCAGGGCAGGCTGCGATTCTGTAACATGCAGGGAGTATTCAGAGCACCAGTAGCTTTTACTGAGCAAAGTGCTTTCTTGTGTTCACAACATCCCTGCCAGGTAGGACACTCCATTTGCTGATAGAACTGGAGGCAAGAGGGGGGAGCAGCTTCCCTCAAGTCAGCTCAGCAGAGGTGGGACTAGAGCCCACCTCTCCAGATCTGAGGTGGACCCCATCTGAGCACAGGAAGCCACTCTGCTCCTGACCAGAATGCCCCGGTCCATCATGGTCAGCATGGACTGGCAGCAGTGACTCTGGGCCATTGGCAAGGAGTTTCTGCCCTGCCTGACCGGGAGAGGCAGCCGGGGACCCTCTACAGCTCCTGCAGGAGTGGCTCTTCCGCCCTCTTGTCAGGCTCTGTGCACCCTCACCTGTGCAGGTCCTTCCCTCACTCTCCCCCTCACTCCCCACAGGTTCCCCAGCGGACCTCCTCAATCGCGACGGCTCTCAACGCCAGCggggcagcaggcagcagcaggccCGGCCAGGCCATCCGAGCCAGGTGAGCTTTCTGCAGACCTGTGTTCCCTTTGCCCAAATGGCAGTGCAGTGGTGCTCTCTGGCAAAAGGCTGCAGGGCTGCCCGGGCGACCTTGGGAGAAGGCAGCCGCCAGCACTCCTGGGTTCTCtcagcaggagctgctgctgctgctctggccttGAACAGGAGGAAGCACGCCCTGAGCAgccgcccccttcctgccctcactgCCCACTGAGTTGGCTCCCCCTTTGCCAGCCTTCCCTTCAGAGCGGCTCCCCCCTTGttgtcgctgctgctgctgcaaacacacacagcccCCTCCAGCAGAGAAGCCATTCCTGTAGCAGAAAAGAGTCGAGCAGTGGCCCCCCAGCCCTGGCACGGCCCCTCACCCAGAAAGACACCAAAGCACCAGCAGAAGAGCCGCTGCTCCGGGGCAAGCAGGCACAGCTGCCGCTGAGGGGTGCCCCTGTTCAAGCTGGCAGGGGAATCTTCCTGGCTGGCATTTTCCCCGTTGATGGGCCCCCACCCATCCAGCGAGTGGGGGCAGCTGTGCCTTTGGAGGGAGGCACAGAAGTCCCCAGTAGAAACCATGGGAAAGCCTGCCGTCCGTCCCCCCCATCGTGGAAGGAGAGGGGACGTGGACGAAGCCGCAAGGGCTGTTGGGGCTGTCTTGGATCCGGTGCCAAACTGGGGCTGCGACGCACCTCCT
The window above is part of the Tiliqua scincoides isolate rTilSci1 unplaced genomic scaffold, rTilSci1.hap2 HAP2_SCAFFOLD_110, whole genome shotgun sequence genome. Proteins encoded here:
- the MINK1 gene encoding misshapen-like kinase 1 isoform X2, with the translated sequence MDVTEDEEEEIKQEINMLKKYSHHRNIATYYGAFVKKSPPGNDDQLWLVMEFCGAGSVTDLVKNTKGNALKEDCIAYICREILRGLAHLHAHKVIHRDIKGQNVLLTENAEVKLVDFGVSAQLDRTVGRRNTFIGTPYWMAPEVIACDENPDATYDYRSDIWSLGITAIEMAEGAPPLCDMHPMRALFLIPRNPPPKLKSKKWSKKFIDFIENCLIKAYTSRPPTEQLLKFPFIRDQPTERQVRIQLKDHIDRTRKKRGEKDETEYEYSGSEEEDDGRGEEGEPSSIMNVPGESTLRREFLRLQQENKSNSEAQKQQQLAAQHRDSEAHIKHLLHQRQRRIEEQKEERRRVEEQQRREREQRKLQEKEQQRRLEDMQVLRREEERRQAEREQEYIRHKLEEEQRQLEILQQQLLQEQALLLEYKRKQLEEQRQSERLQRQLQQEHAYLKSLQQQQQLHKQQQQQEKKPLYHYSRGSASPAEKPTWAREVEERTRLNKQNSPSPVAKTKLGSSGQDLAPQTRSESVSLNASPASQTPPMQRPVEPQEGQHKSHLAHRVPLKPYAAPVPRSQSLQDQPSKNMAAFPVHDSASSAPSPPRAGVIRQNSDPTSEGPAPPPSRPTAEQRGPWVKMDPDAPPKVPQRTSSIATALNASGAAGSSRPGQAIRASNPDLRRSDPGWERADGLLPSGSANLPQAGSLERNRVVAPLKLDSPPILLQGSKPKGDDHRSRPGRPANFVLLKERPEEAAPKPLKKAMDYSSSSEEMDSSEEEEEEEEAEEGERSEPGTDTPGTRDGDTDSVSTMVVHDVEDLAGGGSGGSESSYGGEGTLLVQRTPEEERGLLHSDSNGYTNLPDVVQPSHSPTEAKSSNGSSSPVKDAAADYQSRGLVKAPGKSSFTMFVDLGIYQSSPGGGGDTVPITAFDPGRLEQLQLEARKGSVVNVNPTNTRPHSDTPEIRKYKKRFNSEILCAALWGVNLLVGTENGLMLLDRSGQGKVYSLISRRRFQQMDVLEGLNLLTTISGKRNKLRVYYLSWLRNKILHNDPEVEKKQGWTTVGDMEGCVHYRVVKYERIKFLVIALKNSVEVYAWAPKPYHKFMAFKSFADLPHRPLLVELTVEEGQRLKVIYGSCAGFHAIDVDSGNNYDIYIPVHIQSQITPHAIIFLPNTEGMEMLLCYEDEGVYVNTYGRIIKDVVLQWGEMPTSVAYICSNQIMGWGEKAIEIRSVETGHLDGVFMHKRAQRLKFLCERNDKVFFASVRSGGSSQVYFMTLNRNCIMNW
- the MINK1 gene encoding misshapen-like kinase 1 isoform X1 produces the protein MDVTEDEEEEIKQEINMLKKYSHHRNIATYYGAFVKKSPPGNDDQLWLVMEFCGAGSVTDLVKNTKGNALKEDCIAYICREILRGLAHLHAHKVIHRDIKGQNVLLTENAEVKLVDFGVSAQLDRTVGRRNTFIGTPYWMAPEVIACDENPDATYDYRSDIWSLGITAIEMAEGAPPLCDMHPMRALFLIPRNPPPKLKSKKWSKKFIDFIENCLIKAYTSRPPTEQLLKFPFIRDQPTERQVRIQLKDHIDRTRKKRGEKDETEYEYSGSEEEDDGRGEEGEPSSIMNVPGESTLRREFLRLQQENKSNSEAQKQQQLAAQHRDSEAHIKHLLHQRQRRIEEQKEERRRVEEQQRREREQRKLQEKEQQRRLEDMQVLRREEERRQAEREQEYIRHKLEEEQRQLEILQQQLLQEQALLLEYKRKQLEEQRQSERLQRQLQQEHAYLKSLQQQQQLHKQQQQQEKKPLYHYSRGSASPAEKPTWAREVEERTRLNKQNSPSPVAKTKLGSSGQDLAPQTRSESVSLNASPASQTPPMQRPVEPQEGQHKSHLAHRVPLKPYAAPVPRSQSLQDQPSKNMAAFPVHDSASSAPSPPRAGVIRQNSDPTSEGPAPPPSRPTAEQRGPWVKMDPDAPPKVPQRTSSIATALNASGAAGSSRPGQAIRASNPDLRRSDPGWERADGLLPSGSANLPQAGSLERNRVVAPLKLDSPPILLQGSKPKGDDHRSRPGRPASYKRAIGENFVLLKERPEEAAPKPLKKAMDYSSSSEEMDSSEEEEEEEEAEEGERSEPGTDTPGTRDGDTDSVSTMVVHDVEDLAGGGSGGSESSYGGEGTLLVQRTPEEERGLLHSDSNGYTNLPDVVQPSHSPTEAKSSNGSSSPVKDAAADYQSRGLVKAPGKSSFTMFVDLGIYQSSPGGGGDTVPITAFDPGRLEQLQLEARKGSVVNVNPTNTRPHSDTPEIRKYKKRFNSEILCAALWGVNLLVGTENGLMLLDRSGQGKVYSLISRRRFQQMDVLEGLNLLTTISGKRNKLRVYYLSWLRNKILHNDPEVEKKQGWTTVGDMEGCVHYRVVKYERIKFLVIALKNSVEVYAWAPKPYHKFMAFKSFADLPHRPLLVELTVEEGQRLKVIYGSCAGFHAIDVDSGNNYDIYIPVHIQSQITPHAIIFLPNTEGMEMLLCYEDEGVYVNTYGRIIKDVVLQWGEMPTSVAYICSNQIMGWGEKAIEIRSVETGHLDGVFMHKRAQRLKFLCERNDKVFFASVRSGGSSQVYFMTLNRNCIMNW